In Gigantopelta aegis isolate Gae_Host chromosome 6, Gae_host_genome, whole genome shotgun sequence, the following are encoded in one genomic region:
- the LOC121374198 gene encoding dynein light chain Tctex-type 5-like produces MHAYRPRAGTVGSRKDTFFSTGSKDKHFQAKDQDRQSQGTDDHNPVEYENTYKMEPDLKFQESQVRDIIAAVLKENISEKEYNHSTMNRGITLMCSKILERVKQLDMKRYKLISHVLIGENNSTTLQFSSRCLWDVRWDTFTSVTVTSGNIYATGMVFGVYAE; encoded by the coding sequence ATGCACGCGTACAGACCACGCGCAGGCACGGTGGGCTCCCGCAAGGACACCTTCTTTTCCACAGGAAGCAAAGACAAGCACTTCCAAGCGAAAGATCAGGATCGTCAGAGTCAAGGAACAGACGACCATAATCCGGTGGAGTACGAAAATACGTACAAAATGGAACCGGACCTAAAGTTCCAGGAAAGTCAAGTCAGGGACATCATAGCAGCGGTTctaaaagaaaatatatcagAAAAAGAATACAACCACAGCACCATGAACAGGGGAATAACCTTGATGTGCTCAAAGATCCTGGAGCGCGTGAAACAGCTAGATATGAAGCGGTACAAGCTGATTAGTCATGTACTCATTGGCGAGAACAATAGCACCACATTACAGTTTTCCTCCAGATGCTTGTGGGATGTACGCTGGGACACGTTTACTTCTGTAACTGTCACTAGTGGTAATATATATGCAACTGGTATGGTATTTGGTGTGTACGCAgagtag